The nucleotide window GCGGCGCAGAGTTGGCGTGCGGCTTCACGCCGGGCGCGGCTCAGTTCCACCCCCAGGCGACCGATGTCGTGGAGCAGGGCTTCTTCCTGTTCGCGCAGTTCCGCCAGGCGCACTTCGGCGTCGGCGAGGTCTTGCAGTTCTTGTTCGGCGCGGGCGGCAACCGCCAGCACTTCTTCAATGGAATCGCCATATTTGCGTTTGAGGTGGAAAATCTGGTCGAGCCGCCGCTCAATTTCCTGCAACCGCGCGGGATTGTACTCCACACGCTCCATGTAGTCGCTAAGGGTGTGCGCCACGTCATCGAGGATGGCGGCGGCGGTTTGGACGTCGTTGGCTTGTTCGCGCAGGCGTTCATCGAGCCGCGCCAGTTCGTTCAACGCCCGCTGGACTTCGCCGAGCATATCCAACACGGCTTGTTGTTCGTCGCTGCCCTCGTAGAGCAAGGTGTAGGCTTGTTGTGAGAGCAACGCCAGGCGCTCGGCGTTGGCGAGCAAGCGCCGTTCGGCTTGCAGAGTTTCTTCCTCGTCGGGGGCAAGGTTGGCTTGCCGAATTTCTTCGACGATGTAGGTCAGACGGTCAACACGTTGGGCGAGTTCGCGCTCGCTGAGCGCCAGCGCTTCGCGGGCTTTGCGCACCTGCTGCCATTCGGCGACTTTGGCGGCGAATTGGGCGCGCAGGTCGAGCGTGCCGGCAAAGCGGTCGAGCAGGCGCAGTTGGGTGCGGGGGCGCAAGAGCGACAGGTGCTCGCTTTGCCCGTGAATGTCCACAAACTGTTCGCCCACGGCCTGGAGCAGTTTCAGCGGCACGGGACGCCCGTTGATGCGACAAATGTTCTGCCCATGCAGGCGCACTTCGCGCGTGAGGATGATGGTGTCGAGCGGGTCGTCGGCTTCAACCAAGCCGCGCTCCTGCAAACGGGGGCGGAGTGTGCGCGCCAGCCGTTCATCCACCAGGAAGACGCCTTCCACCAGGGCGCGGTCGGTGCCGGCGCGTACCACGTCGCTTTGCGCGCGATCGCCCAAGAGCAAGCCAACCGCGTCAATGATGATGGATTTCCCCGCCCCGGTTTCACCGGTGAGCACGTTCAAGCCCGGTTCAAACTGGACACGGATTTCATCAATGATGGCGAAGTTGCGGATGGTGAGTTCGGCCAGCATAGGCAGACTACCTTTGTGATGGCTCAGGATGGTTGTTGATGGGCGGTGAAGCCCAAGCGTTGCAAGGCAGCACGCACGGCGTCGTGTTCGCTCCACGGGTATTCGGTGGTGCCGTAGCACATGGTGGGTTCGTGCCCTTTGCCGCACGTGAGCACAACGTCGCCGGGTTGGGCTTGCGCCACGGCGTAGGCAATGGCTTCGGCGCGGTCGGGAATGCGCACATAGTCGCGCCCTTCCTCTGCGCCTTCGGCTTCCGCCCCGGCGGCGATTTCGGCGATGATGGCGTTCACGTCCTCGGTGCGCGGGTCTTCGGCGGTCAGCACTGCGAGATCCGCCAGGCGTGCGGCGACGCGCCCCATCATGCCCCGTTTGGCGCGGTCGCGCAACCCCGCCGAACCAAAGACGACAATCACGCGCCCGTCGGTCATGGCGCGGGCGGCGGTGAGCGCCTGTTCAAGCGAGACGGGCGTATGCGCAAAGTCAATCAGGACGAGGAAAGGTTGCCCCATGTCCACGGGTTCCATGCGCCCTTTCACGCGCTGAACGGCCTCAATGCCTGCCTGAATGGCGGGAATATCTGCGCCGTGGGCAATGCCGGCGGCAACAGCGGCGAGCACGTTGTACACGTTGAACGGACCAAGCAGATGCGTATGCACGTCGAACGTGCCCAACGGCGACGCAACGCGCACGGTTGTACCGCTATTGTCGTAGCGCACCTGTTCGGCGCGCACGTCGGCGGGCTGTTCAACCGCGTAGGTCAAATAGCGCTCAGCGGGAATGGGGCGCAGGTACGCAAAACTGCTGTCATCGGCGTTGAGGATGCTCACCTTGGGCGTGTTGGGCTTGTGCGGCGTGTTCATCAGGTGCTCGAAAAGCATTGCCTTGGCGCGGCGGTAGTTTTCGAGCGTCCCGTGGAAATCCAGATGCTCGTGCGTGATGTTGGTGACGATGGCGGTATCGAACGCGATACCGGTGACACGGTGTTGCGCCAGCCCGTGCGATGTTACTTCCAGCACGGCGGTTGTCACCCCCGCCTCAACCATGTGGCGCAAATACTGTTGCAATTCCAGCGCGTCGGGGGTGGTGGTGTGCGGCGCTGTTTCAAAGTGTTGGCCGCCAATGGTCGCGCCGATGGTGGTGAGCACCCCCACATGCTCGCCGGCGGCGCTCAAGACACTGCTCACCAGCGTGGTGGTGGTGGTTTTGCCGTCGGTGCCTGTGATGCCCACCACACGCATGCGTTGCGAGGGATGCCCATGCCAGGCGGCGGCAAGCCATGCCAGGGCTTCGCGCCCATCGCGCACGCGGATGTAGGGCACGGGCAACGCGCCGACGTCCTCAGGAGCGGCTTCGCCGACCACAGCGGCGGCGCCGCGCGCCACGGCGTCGCCGATGAAGCGGTGCCCATCCACACTCACGCCACGATAGGCGACAAAAAGCGTGCCCGGCTGAACAGCACGCGAGTCGGCGGTGATACCGCGAATGGCAAGGTTGGCAAGCGGTGATGGTGTTTCCGCCCACGGCAACGCCGCAAGCAGGGTTGCAAGCAAAACGTGCGTCTCGGTGGTCATGCCATAACCCCTTACAATATCAAAGTCGAACAGTTTGTATTTTGATGTGTTCGGGCAAATTGGCAATTGCAAGGCGTCTCGCTCGCGCCGATTTTGTCTCTTTTTTCACAAAATTGCCTCTTGACAAGCCTTGTTTTTGTGATATACTTGGGAACGTTCCCAGTGAGAACGTTCCAAAAAAAGGGGTGAACGGGGTGGCTACGATTTACGACGTTGCCAAACGAGCCGGCGTCTCTCGCTCAACTGTCTCGCGCGTTTTGAACAATCAACCGGGCGTCCATCCGGAAACGCGCGAGCGCGTTCTGGCAGCCGTGCGTGAACTCAACTATCACCCAAATTTTGCGGCGCGCGCCCTCAAACGCCAGCGCGCCGATGCAGTGGGGGTCATCATTCCTTCTTCGTTCCGCGAACCCCGTTCCGATGAACCACGCGGCTACTACTTCACCGAAATCATCCGCGGTGCCTACAACTACTTCACCGAGCACCGCATGGCTGTGACCTTGTTGGACGACGAAGGCACGTTTGAGTTTTATCAATCCATCTTCGAGCGGCGCCAGGTGGACGGTATCCTCTTCATTGACCTTGAATTGGGCTCTGACATGACGCGCCGCCTGAAATCACTGGGGTTTCCATTTGTGGTGATCGGCAACGCCAGCGAGCCCGACGTTGTTGGAGTGGACGTGGACAACTACGGGAGTTCCCAACGTGTGGTGCAGTATCTGTACAGTCAGGGGCACCGCCGCATTGCCATCATCAACGGTCCGGAGCGGCGCTTAGCCAGCCGCGACCGTCGGGCGGGTTTTTTGGCGGCGATTGAGCACCTGGGGCTGGATTTCCCGGAAGCATACGACCAGCCCGGCGATTTTAGCGAGCGCTCCGGTCAAAAAGCCATGCGCCGCCTGCTTCAGGTTTCACCTCGCCCCACAGCCGTTTACGCCATCAACGACCGCATGGCCATCGGCGCGATTCGCGCCGCACGCGATGCGGGGCTGAACGTGCCGGACGATATCAGCGTGGTGGGGTTCGACGATATCCCCGTCGCGCCGTATATCAACCCACCACTGACCACGATGCGCCAGCCGCTGTATGAACTTGGAGCGGAAGCGGCGCGCCTGCTGCATGAAATCATCGCCAACGGCGCGGCAAGTGTGAGCCGCGTTGTGTTGCCTGCAACGCTCATTGAACGTAACACCGTTGCCTTACGAACAGAATCGCCGGAAAGGGGGTGAGGCCTGGCTTGAAGTGAATGTTGTCTGTTTGTCCTGCTGGCTGTTTGTCGTTTGACAACCAATGAACCAAGTCTCGACAGGAGGGAAAGAGACGATGAAACGCCGAACATTGTTGTTGACACTTATTACGTTGTTGCTGGCGGCTATGGCATTGGCTGCCTGTGGCGGCGGCGAAGAAACCCCGCCTGCAACCGAAGAACCCGCCGCTGAACAACCCGCGGAACCCACACCGACGGAAGAAGCGGCTATGGAAGAACCCACCGCTGAACCCGAACCGACGGCGACCGAAGAAGCCGCGGCTGAGGGTGAAGGCGAAATGGGTCCTCAGCTGGTCATCTGGGCGGACGAAAACCGCGCCCCTGTGATGCAAGAACTGGCTGAACAATTCAAGGAACAGTATGGCGTCGAGCTGGTTGTGCAGCAGGTCGGTTTCGGCGACATTCGCGAACAGTTCAAGGTCGCCGGTCCGGCTGGCGAAGGGCCTGACATTATCATCGGCGCCCACGACTGGCTGGGTGAATTGGTAGTGAACGGTCTGGTGGCGCCCGTTGACCTGGGCGACAAGCGCGACAAGTTCCTGGATGCCGCGGTGCAAGCCTTCACCTACGACGGCGAGCTCTACGGCATGCCCTACCTGACCGAAAACCTTGCCTTCTTCTACAACCCCGACCTGGTGCCCGAAGCGCCGCAGACGTGGAGCGAAGTGCGCGAAATCGCCGCGCAGCTGGAAGCCGAAGGCAAGGTGAAGCAAGGCTACGTCCTGCAACCGGGTGACGCCTACCACTTCTACCCGATCATGACGGCGTTCGGCGGCTACGTCTTCGGCCGCGACGAAAACGGTTCGTACAACCCCGAAGACCTGGGCATTGACAGCGAAGGCACGATCGCCGCGGCGAAGTGGCTCGACCAAATGGTCAAGGAAGGCCACCTGAGCCCGGACGTGGACTGGGACACGATGCACGCCATGTTTGAAAACGGCGAAGCCGCGATGTTCCTCACCGGTCCGTGGGCGCTCAACCGTATCCGCGAATCGGGTGTGAACTACGCCATCGCGCCCATTCCGGATGAAACGAGCGAAGGCAAGCCGTTCCTGGGCGTGCACGGCTTCATGGTCAGCGCGTTCAGCAAAGACCCGCTCCTGGCGCAAGCCTTCTTGACCGAATTCGTGGCGACCGACGAAGTGATGCAGAAACTCTTTGATGCAGACCCGCGCCCGTCGGCCTACCTGCCGGTGCGTGAAGCCACCGACGACCCCGACATCGCCGCGTTCGGCGTGGCCGGTCAGAACGCTGACCCGATGCCCGCCATTCCTGAAATGGCGTCGGTGTGGGAAGCGTGGGGCAACGCGATTACGCTGGTCTTCCAGCAGCAAGAAGATCCGGAGGTTGCGTTCAAGAACGCCGCCGAGCAAATTCGCGCGGCTATCAGCGGCCAATAAGCAGAAGCATACACGGAGCGTCGCGCCATGACTCGCGCAACGACTGGTGGGGGGGCTTCCCGCCCCTCCACCTCCCTCAAACTATCCGATATCGCTCTTCGTCTCATTGGGTTGGCGTTCATTGACGCTGTGGCGGTCTGGCTTCTGACACAAATGATCGCCGACGGCGTCTGGATTTTGGTCACCCTGTTGCTCATCATCACGATTGGCGTCAACGTCATTTTCTTGCGCCCAGAACTCTACCCCCTGCGCTGGATGTCACCCGGCCTGGCGCTCATGCTCTTGATGGTCGTCTATCCGCTGGTCTTCACGGTTTACACCGCCTTCACCAACTACAGCGACGGCCACTTGCTGACCAAACAGCAAGCGATTGAGCGCATTACCACCGGCTTGCAGAACATGTACGTGCCGGAAGGGGGCGTCACGTACTCCTGGGTGGCTTTCCAGGCCGAAGATGGCACCTATGCGCTCTGGTTGACCGACAAAGAAGGCAACCACTACTTCGCCAGACCGGGAGAACCGATTGAACCGGCAACCGCCGGGGAGGGCATTTTCGGACCACCCGACGAAAACGGGGTTCCAACCACGATTGAAGGCTACACCCGCCTCAACCGCATTCAAGCGGCGACGAACCGCGACTTGCCCAACATTCAGTTTGGCGTTCCACCCGATGCCGTGCAGATTCGCACCCCCAGCGAAGCGGCCATTCTTCAGCCGCGATATGTGTACGATGAAGAGTTAGACGCCATCATTGACCAGAAAGAAGGCAAGATTTACTACGCCGATGATGAAGTGGGCTTCTTTGTGAGTGAAGACGGCGACACGCTCAACCCAGGCTACATTGTCGTTGTCGGCTGGAAAAACTTCGACCGCCTGTTCAACAGCCCGGCCATCCGTGGGCCTGTGCTGCGTGTCTTCATCTGGACGGTGGTTTTTGCCGCCGCCAGTGTGCTGACAACGTTCGCCCTGGGGCTTTTCATCGCCCTGCTCTACAACGACCCCACCATGCGCGGGCGCAAAATCATTCGCTCGTTCCTCATCATTCCGTACGCCATTCCCGCCTTCATCAGCATTCTCGTCTGGCGTGGGATGATGAACCCGCAGTTTGGTGTGCTCAACCGCGCCTTGCTGGACCTCTTCGGCTATTCGCCGCCCTGGTTCTCAGACCCCATGTGGGCACGCCTGGGCGTCATTCTGGTCAACTTGTGGCTGGGCTTCCCCTACATGATGCTGGTTTGTAGTGGGGCATTGCAAGCCATTCCCAGCGACATTTACGAAGCCGCCGAGATTGACGGCGCAAACATGTGGCAACGCTTCCGCCACATCACTTTGCCCTTGTTGCTCGTCTCGGTCGGTCCGTTGTTGATTTCCTCGTTCGCGTTCAACTTCAACAACTTCAACATCATCTATCTGTTCAACCGTGGGAACCCGCCCATGAGCGGCACCCCAACACCGGTTGGGCACACCGATATCCTGGTGACATACGTCTACCGGTTGGCTTTTGCAAGCGGTGGCGGAAAGGATTACGGCTACGCGTCGGCGATTACCATCATCATCTTCCTGATTGTCGCGAGCATTACGTTCTTCCAATTCCGCTACACGCGCATGTGGGAGGAGGTTTCCGAAAATGTCTGAGCGCTCTTTGACCGCCATCCGCCACTCGAAAGCACGCCAACAGCAATTGCTGCGCGTGGTGCGCTGGGTTTTGACAGTGGTTCTCATTTTCTACGCCATCTTCCCGGCGGTATGGGTGCTTTCGGCATCACTCGACCCGCGCAACTCGTTGGCGCAACAAGCGTTGATTCCTCCCAACGCATCGCTTGAAAACTACCGGGCGCTGTTCAACAACCCTGTTCAGCCCTTTGGGCGCTGGATGCTCAATTCGATCAAGATTTCAACCATCACGTCCATTCTGGCAGTGATGATTAGCGCCCTGGCGGCGTATGCGTTTTCGCGCTTCCGCTTTGCCGGGCGTCGCAACTTGTTGTTGACCATTCTGCTCATTCAGGTATTCCCCAACTTCCTCGCCATGGTTGCCATCTTTTTGCTCTTGCAACAATTGGGGACCTACATTCCATGGCTTGGGTTGGGCACACATGGGGGGCTCATTCTGGCCTACCTTGGGGGCGCTTTGGGTATCAACACCTGGTTGATGAAGGGGTTTTTCGACTCCATCCCGCGCGACCTGGACGAATCGGCGAAGATTGACGGTGCAAGCGATTGGCAGATTTTCTCGCGCATCATCTTCCCACTGGTGCGCCCCATCCTTGCCGTGGTGGGCATTCTCACGTTCATCGGCACCTATTCGGACTACATTCTTGCCAGCATTCTGCTGAAAGACCGTGATTCGCTGACGCTCGCCGTGGGGTTGTTCCAGTTGATTGATGGGCAGTATTCCCAGAAATGGGGGCTTTTCGCCGCAGGGGCGATTCTTGGCGCAGTGCCGATCGTCATCGTCTATCTGCTCTTGCAGGATTACATCGTGGGCGGATTGACGCAAGGCGCTGTGAAGGGATAAGCCCCACAACAGCACCACGAGACACAAACAGAACCGGGCTACGCGCCCGGTTCTTTTGTTGTGCTGGACATTGACGCGGAAGACGCCAGCCCCATAGCCTCTTGAAGCCACTGCGCCATACGCTCCCAAACAAGGCGGCAGGCCGGATTGAGCACGATACCCACATGCGCCGGCACATAGCCCAATCCCCACGATTCATCAATCACCCACTGCTCATATGGACCGCCCCAATGTCGCCACATGGCGCGCGCATTGTCGGGCGTGCAGAGAAAGCGGTCGCGCGCGCCGATGACGTTCAGCATGGGCTGGCGCGCTCTGGCAATCGCCGCCAGGTAGTCGCGCCCATCCAGCGTCCGCCAGACGCCGTGGCGCGTCCAGTGACAGAGTTGACGATAGTAGGTACGCGCCTCGTCATCCGTTCCCTGGCGGAAACGGCGCGCCGGCGCTACGCCGAAAAGGTAGGTGAGGGCTGTTGTGGCTTCCATCGCCAGGCGCTTGCGCCACCACAACACGCGCGACTGTTCCCATTGCCGCGCCCACAAGTTGGCGGCAAACGCCGCCAGCGCACGCACCGGTGTATCGGGGTGAAACCCAAGATAGCCGGCGGCGACATGCCCAAAGAGCGAATGCCCCACCAGCGCCAGCGGCAATTCGCCCCATTCGCGCTGCATGAACTCGACAAGCGCGGGGGTATCGCCAAACACCAGGTCATCGTATGACCAATCCACGCGCCGCGAGGCGTGCGGCAGGCTTGCGCCACGCCCGCGCAAATCCACGTTGAGCACCACAAACCCCGCTTGGGCGAGCGTGCTGGCGACGCCTTGCCCTGGCGGGTGGTCCATAGAGGTGCGGTTCAACATCATGGCATGCCCCACCACCAACGCGCCCATCGGCGACGGCGGCACAATGAGGTCGGCTTCCAGTCGCCAGCCGTCCGCGGTGGGAATATGCACGATTGAACGCTGCATGAGAAACACCTTCGGCGGTTCGTTTGCTTCTTTCGGCACGCCCGACGGCGTTGCGCCGCCCGCCAAGATGACGGTACGGCTCTACCCCAACGCGACGACGAAGGCGACAGCGTAGGTCTCGGTGTGGGAGATGCTGAGGGACCAGGTATGCAAGCCCAGTTGCGCGGCACGGTGCGCCGCCTGCCCATGCAAGAGCACGTGCGGCGCACCGCGTTCATCATTCAACACTTCGATTTCTTTCCAGGCGACATCGCCGATACCACACCCCAGCGCCTTGGCGACGGCCTCTTTAGCCGCCCAGCGCCCGGCGATGCTCACCAGTTTGTGCCCACAGGCGGCGCGTTCGCGCTCCGTGAGGAAGCGATTGAGGAAGCGCTCGCCAAAACGCGCTACCGCCGCTTCCAGCCGGTGCACTTCCACGATATCCACCCCTGTGGCCAGTGGCATAAGCCTTACTCCGCAGGTGAACGCGGGCCGGCGATTGAGAGCACATGGCGACCATGCGCCAGATACGTCTGCACCACCCGCTGGACATCCTCAGCCTCGACACGCCAGATGCGTTCCGGCAAGCGTTGCAGGTAATCCAGCCCCAGGTCGTAATAGACCATGTTTTTGATAGCGCCCGCCATGCCTTCGTTGGTTTCCAATTGCAAGGGCAAAGCGCCAATCAGGTAGAGTTTGTTGTCGGTCAATTCATCTTCGGGAACACGCTCATCCGCCATGCGGCGAATTTCGGCCAGCGTCGTTTCCACCGCCAGTTGCACATTTTCCGGCGCAACGCCCGCCACCGCCATCCACGGGGCTTTGATGGGGGCTTTGGCACGCCCTAGCGAACTGTAAGCGTAGTAGGCAAGCCCTTTTTCATCCCGCACGCTTTCGCCCAGGCGTCCCATCAGCCCAAAGACACCCAAAATGCTGTTGGCAACCTGCGCCGGCACATAATCGGGGTCGTTGGCGGACAACGCAGGCACGCCCAGCACAAAATCGCTTTGGGCTTTGCCCGGCACTTCGGTGAAATGTTCAACCGCTTGCTCCGGCAACGGGTGCGCGTCCGGCAAGGGGGCGCGCTGACGGTGCGGGCGGTTTTCCCAATCGCCAAACACATCTTCCAGCAGGTCGAGCGCTTGTTGCGCGGGCATAGCCCCCGACAGGACGATGATGCCGTCGCGCGGTTCGTAGTGCGTTTCAAAAAAGGCTTCGACGTCGGCGCGGGTGATGGGTTCAACCGTTTCCAGGTAGCCGGATGAGGGCCAGTGGTAGGCGTGCGTCTCAGGATAGGCGAGTTTGTAGAACGCCAGAGACGCCATTGAACGCGGGTCGTGTTCCCGTTCGCGCAACGCCGTCAACACGCGGTCTTTGACACGCGCGAACTGGTCTTCGGGGAAGGTGGGCGCACGCAACATTTCCGACGCCAGCCGCAACAAGTCGGGCATATCTTCGGCGAGCGATTTGATGCTCAGCGAGGTCGAGAGCACGCCGCCGGAAAAGGCCAACGAGGCGCTGCGGCTTTCAATCATCTCGTTGATGGCGTCGTAGTCGTGGTCGCGTGTGCCGCGCGAGAGCAACGCCGCCACGAGGTTGTTCACCCCTTTTTGGGCGGGGGGTTCATCGTGCGAGCCGACGGCAAACGAAGCGGTGACATAGACCGCCGGGCTGACAAAGTTTTCCCACGCCAGCAGGCGCAAGCCGTTGGCGAGCGTGCGCGTGGCGATTGTCTCCGGTCCGGGCAACGTCGAGGGGTCAAGCGGTAGCGTTTCGTGAGATGTCGTCGAACTCATTGGGCGGCTCCTTCTTCGGGAATGTACCAACCAACCGTGCGTTGGCGGGGTGAGAGGTAGGTTTGCGCCACACGCTGGACATCCTCGCGTGTCACGCGGCTGAAACGGTCAATGAACGAGGTAAACCAGTCGGTATCGGCTATCGTGCTGGCAAACCCCAGCCAATACGCCTGGTTGGCGACGCTTTCCATGCTGAAAGCAAATTGGGCACGGGTTTGTTTGAGCGCTTTCTGGTATTCTTCTTCGGTAATCCCTTCGGCGCGGACACGTTCCAATTCTTCAAACAGGCGATTTTCGACAACCTGCGGGTCGCTTGTGGGGAAAAGCGTCACGTGGAAGGTGTACAGGAACGGGTCAATGGTTGGGATGAGCGACGAACTGACGCTGGCAACCAGGCCGCTATCCACCAGCGCGCGGTAGAGGCGTGAGGTGCGCGCGTTTGGCGCAGGACCACGCAGGCTGAAACTTTCAGGACCACCCAGCACGGTGTCGAGCACCGCCAGCGCGAACCAATCATCGCTGGTAGCGGACGGCGCTTTGTAGGCGGCTTGCAGGTAGCGTGTGCTTCCAGGTCCATGCACGGTAATGCGGCGCTCGCCGTTTTGGGGTGGTTCGGTGAAGCGGACAGGCGGCACTTCGGGACCACGCGGCAAGCGCCCAAAGGTTTCGGCAATGCGGTCAATCATCTCGTTGGCGTTGAAATCGCCAATCGCCACAGCGATGGCGTTGTTGGGCGTGTAATAGGTGCGGTAATGCGCATACAAATCATCGCGCGTCATGGTGCGCAAGTCGCTTTCCCACCCAATCGTTTCGTGGTGGTAGGGGTGTACGAAAAACGCCACCGCCTGCACCGCTTCCGAAAGGCGAAAAGAGGGGTAGTTTTCGTACATGTGGCGCTCGGAAAGAATAACGGTGCGCTCGGCTTCCACCTCTTCGGGCAAGAACGCCGAATTGACCATGCGGTCGGCTTCGATATCGAGCGCCAGTTGAATGTTGGGCGCCGGCAACACAGCATAATAGGCGGTGAAATCCAGCCACGTCATGGCGTTGAACATGCCGCCGTGGCGGGCAATCTCGCGGTCAATCGCGCCCTTGGGGAAGCGCTCCGTGCCTTTGAACATCATATGCTCCACCCAGTGCGAGATGCCCGTCTTACCCTGCACCTCGTTGCGGCTTCCCACGCCATACCAAACCCAAAACGTGGCAACCGGCGCGTGGTGGGTTTCCTTGACCAAGATACGCAACCCATTTTCAAGGGTGGCGGTCTGAATCGTGTTCTCACTCATGGTGTTTTTCCTCATGCGAAGTCATTTTCGGGGGAACCGTGCGGGGCTATGCGGAACACATCGCCCCGCACGGGTTTGATTTACTCAGTCGGTGTGGTCGCCGGGGCGGGGCGGGTGTTGCTCGGACGTTCGTCGTGTTCCGTCTTGCGGCGACCGTTGTACCCACGCCCCATGCCGCGATAGACGAAGCCCAATTCAGCCATTTGCTCAGGCTCGTAAATGTTGCGCCCGTCCACAATAATCGGCTGGCGCATCAGCTCGCGAATGCGCTTCAAGTCCAGGTGCTTGAATTCGTTCCACTCGGTCAGGATGACAATGGCGTCGCACCCCTTGGCCAGTTCGTAGGGGTCGGCGGCTTGCTCCATCCACGGGAGCGCCTTGCGCGCCGTCTCTTTGGCGACGGGGTCGTACCCCTTGACATACGCCCCTTCACGACGGCAGAGGTGCGCAATTTCCACCGAGGGGGCTTCGCGCATGTCGTCGGTGTTGGGCTTGAACGCCAACCCCAACAAGCCGATGGTCTTCCCGTTGAGATCGTCAAGCAGGTCGCGCAATTTTTGCACCACCTCGCGGCGCTTGTCGCGGTTGATTTCCATCACCGCCCGCAGCAGCTGCGGATGACACCCATGCAACGCCGCCATGTGCGCCAGTGCCTTCACATCCTTGGGGAAGCAGGAGCCCCCGTAGCCGACGCCCGCATCCAGGAAGTGGTGGCCAATGCGCTTGTCGTACCCCATGCCAATGGCCACTTCCTTGACATCGGCGCCCAGTTTTTCGCAAATGCTGGCAATTTCGTTGATGAACGAAATGCGCGTCGCCAGAAACGCGTTGGACGCATACTTGATCATCTCCGCAGTGCGCAAATCGGTCACCATGATGGGCGCACGCAGCGGCAGATAGAGCTGCGCCACCTGCTCGGCGGCTTCGCGGTCGGTTGAACCAAGCACCACGCGGTCGGGATTCAAAAAGTCTTGAATCGCGTTGCCTTCACGCAAAAATTCAGGATTACTGACCACCCAGAAAGGCACATCATTCTTCTTGTGGCGGTTGACAATATCCGCCACCCAGTCGCCCGTCCCA belongs to Ardenticatena maritima and includes:
- a CDS encoding UDP-N-acetylmuramoyl-L-alanyl-D-glutamate--2,6-diaminopimelate ligase, which translates into the protein MTTETHVLLATLLAALPWAETPSPLANLAIRGITADSRAVQPGTLFVAYRGVSVDGHRFIGDAVARGAAAVVGEAAPEDVGALPVPYIRVRDGREALAWLAAAWHGHPSQRMRVVGITGTDGKTTTTTLVSSVLSAAGEHVGVLTTIGATIGGQHFETAPHTTTPDALELQQYLRHMVEAGVTTAVLEVTSHGLAQHRVTGIAFDTAIVTNITHEHLDFHGTLENYRRAKAMLFEHLMNTPHKPNTPKVSILNADDSSFAYLRPIPAERYLTYAVEQPADVRAEQVRYDNSGTTVRVASPLGTFDVHTHLLGPFNVYNVLAAVAAGIAHGADIPAIQAGIEAVQRVKGRMEPVDMGQPFLVLIDFAHTPVSLEQALTAARAMTDGRVIVVFGSAGLRDRAKRGMMGRVAARLADLAVLTAEDPRTEDVNAIIAEIAAGAEAEGAEEGRDYVRIPDRAEAIAYAVAQAQPGDVVLTCGKGHEPTMCYGTTEYPWSEHDAVRAALQRLGFTAHQQPS
- a CDS encoding sugar ABC transporter substrate-binding protein → MKRRTLLLTLITLLLAAMALAACGGGEETPPATEEPAAEQPAEPTPTEEAAMEEPTAEPEPTATEEAAAEGEGEMGPQLVIWADENRAPVMQELAEQFKEQYGVELVVQQVGFGDIREQFKVAGPAGEGPDIIIGAHDWLGELVVNGLVAPVDLGDKRDKFLDAAVQAFTYDGELYGMPYLTENLAFFYNPDLVPEAPQTWSEVREIAAQLEAEGKVKQGYVLQPGDAYHFYPIMTAFGGYVFGRDENGSYNPEDLGIDSEGTIAAAKWLDQMVKEGHLSPDVDWDTMHAMFENGEAAMFLTGPWALNRIRESGVNYAIAPIPDETSEGKPFLGVHGFMVSAFSKDPLLAQAFLTEFVATDEVMQKLFDADPRPSAYLPVREATDDPDIAAFGVAGQNADPMPAIPEMASVWEAWGNAITLVFQQQEDPEVAFKNAAEQIRAAISGQ
- a CDS encoding LacI family DNA-binding transcriptional regulator, yielding MATIYDVAKRAGVSRSTVSRVLNNQPGVHPETRERVLAAVRELNYHPNFAARALKRQRADAVGVIIPSSFREPRSDEPRGYYFTEIIRGAYNYFTEHRMAVTLLDDEGTFEFYQSIFERRQVDGILFIDLELGSDMTRRLKSLGFPFVVIGNASEPDVVGVDVDNYGSSQRVVQYLYSQGHRRIAIINGPERRLASRDRRAGFLAAIEHLGLDFPEAYDQPGDFSERSGQKAMRRLLQVSPRPTAVYAINDRMAIGAIRAARDAGLNVPDDISVVGFDDIPVAPYINPPLTTMRQPLYELGAEAARLLHEIIANGAASVSRVVLPATLIERNTVALRTESPERG
- the recN gene encoding DNA repair protein RecN, with protein sequence MLAELTIRNFAIIDEIRVQFEPGLNVLTGETGAGKSIIIDAVGLLLGDRAQSDVVRAGTDRALVEGVFLVDERLARTLRPRLQERGLVEADDPLDTIILTREVRLHGQNICRINGRPVPLKLLQAVGEQFVDIHGQSEHLSLLRPRTQLRLLDRFAGTLDLRAQFAAKVAEWQQVRKAREALALSERELAQRVDRLTYIVEEIRQANLAPDEEETLQAERRLLANAERLALLSQQAYTLLYEGSDEQQAVLDMLGEVQRALNELARLDERLREQANDVQTAAAILDDVAHTLSDYMERVEYNPARLQEIERRLDQIFHLKRKYGDSIEEVLAVAARAEQELQDLADAEVRLAELREQEEALLHDIGRLGVELSRARREAARQLCAAVEHELRDLRLGHSRLDVAFTWQPSPEGAPVPDAFDNDPTARYAFDASGFDRIEFLVSTNPGEPLKPMARVASGGETARLMLALKTVLGHADETPTLIFDEIDTGIGGRLGGVVGRKLRGLAERHQVLCVTHLPQLAAFGDVHFRIHKVVEGGRTLTRVERLDEQNRLAELAMMLGTGESAWEAAVELRRAARQV
- the malF gene encoding maltose ABC transporter permease MalF, with the translated sequence MTRATTGGGASRPSTSLKLSDIALRLIGLAFIDAVAVWLLTQMIADGVWILVTLLLIITIGVNVIFLRPELYPLRWMSPGLALMLLMVVYPLVFTVYTAFTNYSDGHLLTKQQAIERITTGLQNMYVPEGGVTYSWVAFQAEDGTYALWLTDKEGNHYFARPGEPIEPATAGEGIFGPPDENGVPTTIEGYTRLNRIQAATNRDLPNIQFGVPPDAVQIRTPSEAAILQPRYVYDEELDAIIDQKEGKIYYADDEVGFFVSEDGDTLNPGYIVVVGWKNFDRLFNSPAIRGPVLRVFIWTVVFAAASVLTTFALGLFIALLYNDPTMRGRKIIRSFLIIPYAIPAFISILVWRGMMNPQFGVLNRALLDLFGYSPPWFSDPMWARLGVILVNLWLGFPYMMLVCSGALQAIPSDIYEAAEIDGANMWQRFRHITLPLLLVSVGPLLISSFAFNFNNFNIIYLFNRGNPPMSGTPTPVGHTDILVTYVYRLAFASGGGKDYGYASAITIIIFLIVASITFFQFRYTRMWEEVSENV